CGCGAGGGATGATACTAATTTTTTGTACTGGGTCATAGTCGGGCATTAAAGCACCAACTAAAGCGTGACCAGCTTCATGATATGCCACCAAGGTTTTGCGCTTTTCGCTCATTACCCGGTCTTTCTTCTCTGGCCCAGCTAATACGCGATCAATTGCATCGTTGATTTCATCCATTGAAATCTCAGTCAAATTCCGGCGTGCTGCCAGAATTGCGGCTTCATTCAACAGGTTGGATAAATCTGCGCCAGTAAATCCAGGGGTACGACGGGCGATTTTATCCAAGTCCACATCTTTCGCCAAGGTTTTGCCACGGGCGTGAACCTTGAGAATTTCGCTGCGTCCGGCATAGTCGGGACGGTCTACCACAACTTGACGGTCAAAGCGACCAGGACGCAATAAGGCTGCATCTAGGACATCGGGACGGTTGGTAGCGGCAATAATGATGATGCCAGTGTTGCCTTCAAAACCGTCCATTTCTGTGAGTAACTGATTGAGGGTTTGTTCCCGCTCATCGTTACCACCACCTAAACCTGCACCCCGTTGACGACCTACGGCGTCAATTTCATCAATGAAGACGATACAAGGAGCATTAGTCTTAGCTTGTTCAAATAAATCGCGGACGCGGGATGCACCCACACCGACGAACATTTCCACAAATTCTGAACCAGAGATTGAGAAGAAGGGTACACCTGCTTCGCCAGCTACGGCACGCGCGAGGAGGGTTTTACCAGTACCAGGAGGGCCAACTAACAGTACACCTTTAGGAATTTTTGCACCAACGGCGGTAAAGCGATCGGCGTTTTTCAGAAAGTCTACGACTTCGTTTAATTCCAACTTGGCTTGGTCAATACCAGCAACATCGCCAAATGTCACCTGAGTTTGTGGTTCCATTTGCACTCTGGCTTTAGATTTACCAAAGTTCATCGCTTGGCTACCTGGGCCACTTTGAGCGCGACGTAGCAAGAAGAATAAGCCAACCAAAAGTAATACAGGGAAAAATAAGCTGCTCAGTGCCTTAAACCAAAATCCTTCGTCGGTTTGAGGCAAAACAGAAATATCAACGCCTTTAGAAGTCAGAGTATTAATCAAGTCTGGATCGTTGACTAAGGTAACAATCCGTTTCGCTGGGTCATATTTGGGTGTAACCAGTGCTGTGGAGCGATCTGCACTCAAACTGACTTTTTCTACTCTGCCTTGCTGAACTTCTTGAATAAAGCGACTGTATCGCCATGTCTCTCTGCTTTGGGGTTGTTTGTCAAAAAATGCTGTTCCCAGCGCAATGACGACAATAAACAGCAGCGCGTACAGCCCTGCATTTCTCCATCTTTTATTCACTAAGGTCTATCCTCCGGTATTTTTCGCGCCTTACCTCTCAGTGGCCGCTTTGCGCGATCGCCTAGCGTCTCTGATTGCAAAGGTGATTATTAAGAATTATGTTAACTTATCTTAAGATATAACAAATTTGGCGTGACTGTCATGCTAAAAAAAGCTCCCTTATTAGCTGAAAACTTTGATGGTGGGGATTATATTGTAGCGACCCTGAAGGCTGATGAACGGTATGAATGGGAATAATTTCTACCACACTATTAGTGTAGGCGATCGCTTCAAATCTCTGGACTAACTCAACGCTCCAAGTTTCTTCTCGTATTGGCTGCTGGTGGTTTTGCAACCAGTTTACAAGTTGCGATCGCCCAATTCCTGGCAAAATACCAGCCTTTATTGGCGGCGTGTACCAACTGCGATCGCACCATCCCCAAAGGTTTCCTGTACTCGTTTCTAGCCAATTTCCTTGAGTATCGATTAATATTGCTTCTTGAGCATCTGAGCTAGTCTTTGCTAACCAAGCGCTCAAATAATTTCCAGTTTTATGAGAGGGGAGAGAGCGAGAAAACTCTGAACTGGCAACAGCGCATAAAATACCATTCTTTTGTTTTTTTGTCAAATCTGACGGTAATAATCTGCCAGTTATCCACTCTCGTCCATCGGGAAAGAGGGTAATTCTGAGAATGGGGAAGTGCGTGAGGAGAATTTGAGCGCCTTTGCGTAGACGGTTCCAATCTGGTTGCTGCCAACCAAAAGTTTGTAGTGAGAAGAGTAAGCGATCGCAGTGTGCTTGCCAATTAGTTAAATTACTATCTAGCGAGTTCTGATAAACCCGCAATGTTGTAAAAACAGTCGCCCCATAAAGTAAACCGGGATCGTTAATGTTTAATTCTAGGGTTTGAGAGTGAATTAATTTGCCGTCATACCAAAAAATATTATTTGTCACAACCAGATTGCTTGTTGCTACAACTCCATTGAAAAGTGATGACTTGTAATATTCATACGCTGCATGAGATAAAACCTATGAGCTGCAAATCGCTGAACACCAGAATCAAGACTCAGGTGTTTACAGTCATGATTTCTGGCATATTCAATTAGCCACTGAAATAACTGTTGACCGTAGCTGTGTGACCGTTTCAACTCATCAACAACTAAATCATCAATATATAAAATTTTTCCCGATGATAAACAACTATAAATCCGAAATCCAGCGACCGCTACAGCTTGATTCTCTGCTTCCAAGAATGCAAGTTTATATCCTTCTTGCATTTGATCTCTAACTTGTTCTACAAGCTTAGTCTGCTCAAGGTGAGGGCGCAACTGGGAAATCACAGCAAAACACCCTAATATGTGAAAGTCCGATTCCGCCAACTGTATTGATATCATTATTATCCTACTAATCTGAGAAAAATGGAATTGATTACATTATTACTAAATACGCTTCATGTAAGGACTAATGACAACAATTTTGGGGTTTCAAGACGCGAGAAATCGCCGTCTCTACAAGTGTTTTGGGCTTGCCTCAGATGTATTAGATTATTACTAATAATTTAATCTTTCGGGGGAAATATAATTTTATTAATACCTTCAGGAGTTGTAATTACTTTCCCTCCCAAAGCTTCGATTTCCCTAATTGCACGTTTTCGAGTCCTCTCATCAATTTGATTATTTAAAACTATTGCCCAGGTAGCAATTTGAGCATATTTACTGTTAGGATTTCGACTCAAAAATTCAGCAGTTCTTTGAGAAGTATTTGCAATCATCTGACTCTCTGCATCTGAAAACTTGCTTGCCCAGTTTGCCGCCGTTGCAAAAGATTTTTGGGCAGCTTTAGCATTTCCCAAAAATAATAACTCATCAACTCCTTTATAACGCCACACGTAATAAGACTTGTCAGGAACCGAAGGAGATAGTGATTTTAAGCCTTTCTCTGATATTGCGATCGCGCGTTCTGGCATGGCAGCATATAATGAAGTACTGACAGAAAGGCTGCGATACGCTTCTAAAAATCGCGGGTCATGTTTTAGGATGATTTCAAAATATTCTGGACTTAAACTGTAACCTGTTTTATCCCGAACTTGATCATCTCCAAAGTATTGTAAAAAATTGAGATATACTAAATCTCCAATGAGGTTATCATAACTAAAACTAGGCATTTGTTGGAGAACTTTCAGACGGAGTTTTTCAGATTTTATTTCTTTTTCTAGAGTTTCTAGAGAGGCAGATTGTTTGTGATTTATTAGTTTTTGCAATTGGGGAAATTGAATCAAGCCAATTCCTAAAATACACGCACAAATTACAAAAGGTATAGTAATAGATTTACGCGATAACAACAACATATTTTTCTTGTTTTCCCAGGCATAAGCAACTTATTGTATATACAGCAATTCTCGTTCACGTGAGGTAGACTTGTAGGGGCAATACCCTGCGGGAAGCCGCTCTGCTCTACATGAATTGCCCCTAAACTTGCAATATAATTTTGTACCACATTTGAGTGGGAACCGCTATAACATGCTTTATGTAAAATTACTCAGTGATAGAGTAATTAGAATAACATCCACTATCAAACAGATCAAAAAACCTTTAATTAGAAGAGTTTAGTACTGATGTAGCGAATAAACAGAGACTTTTTCAAGGTTGTAATGTTTGATCCAAGCTGATACTTTCCTCTTTGGTAACAACTAGAAGTGAACGAGTCTATAGTAATTCTATTTGATTTACTCTCCATCATAGGCTCAGATCCCTTACTTATTTAAGAATTCAGGGATCTTTTTGTTTGTAACTCCTGCATAGATTGCTAGATATTTTCCTAAAGCAAACCTAAAAATAGGTATATCAGCAAGCCCAGTACAAAAGACCAGGTGTTATATTAAAAATTTAACATCTCAGTACATTGCGGTATAATTTTTAGCTACTTGCTAGCAGTATATGGAGCAACAAGTTCTGAAAATTTTAAAGTTTCTCTGCTTTTACTTAGTTTTATTAAGTAAAATTGGTAAAATTTTCAACATCATATAGAATGAGATTTTGTTGAAATTTAAACCTTTTCCCTCTAGAAGATTATGGTAAATACTGTAATTACAGAAAACTTGGAAAGTAACGGACTAGCTGTTAGTGCAAGAAACAGTGATTTTAAAACAATAGTCACTAATCTTAATGCTGACAAAAAGGGACTGGATGTTGACGAAATTATTAATGCTATCAAAACAGTAATCGTTGAAGTGATTGATTTAAAAATCACTACTTGGGTTGCAGAATCATCAGAGCAGTCACAAAATGAGATAACATCGGCCAAACCAGGAAATCGAATATATACTCGGATTAATCTTGTTAATGGGGATATCGAAAATGAAATTGGGAGTCAATTTACTGATAGTGGCCCCTATAAAGAAATTCGAGAATTTCATTTAACTCAAGTTAAAGATAGCCGGGAGATTATTCACAAGAATATAGAAAGCGTGGAAAAATTGTATGGATTTTTGATGGAAATAGTTAAATCTCACAAAAAACCACAACTATAAGCATTATTTCTTAACTACTCATTCAAACTAAAGCATCGACAGCATCCTAGTACCGCAAGGCGGAAGTCAAAATTCAAAAGAATTGTATTCCAAGGTCTTACGCCATTTGAAATTGTCTGCTTATTTACGCCGTGCTGTACTAGTAACATCTTTAGGTTCATTTGCGTATATCTAGCTATCAAGACAAAGCTACAGCCAGATTAGTCAGAACTATAAGAGGATGAAACATTATGTCTAATGAGATTAAAATTAAAGACCGAAATATTATTCAGGCTGACAATCGAAATAGTACTCGATCTGAAGATATTCAAAACAAAGCTAGAGGCTTGTTAAACAATTTTGTATCGTCAGTACAGACATTAGTTTCTGACATTACGGCTTTAGAAGTGAATACGATGGTTGTGGATAGGATTAATGCTTCAAAGTTTAATGCTTGGGAGGCATATCAAGAGATTTATTCTATACATGACCCAGATTATTTTGATGCGAAAGGGATTCCAAAAGAAGGTTCTCAAGCTCAAGAACTGCGTAAGCGCTATAAAAGTCTATTTGACCAACTTGAAAGAGAATATTTTTACCTTCTGCTTGAAGAGGATTCA
This Nostoc sp. C052 DNA region includes the following protein-coding sequences:
- a CDS encoding GNAT family N-acetyltransferase — its product is MISIQLAESDFHILGCFAVISQLRPHLEQTKLVEQVRDQMQEGYKLAFLEAENQAVAVAGFRIYSCLSSGKILYIDDLVVDELKRSHSYGQQLFQWLIEYARNHDCKHLSLDSGVQRFAAHRFYLMQRMNITSHHFSMEL
- the ftsH3 gene encoding ATP-dependent zinc metalloprotease FtsH3 encodes the protein MNKRWRNAGLYALLFIVVIALGTAFFDKQPQSRETWRYSRFIQEVQQGRVEKVSLSADRSTALVTPKYDPAKRIVTLVNDPDLINTLTSKGVDISVLPQTDEGFWFKALSSLFFPVLLLVGLFFLLRRAQSGPGSQAMNFGKSKARVQMEPQTQVTFGDVAGIDQAKLELNEVVDFLKNADRFTAVGAKIPKGVLLVGPPGTGKTLLARAVAGEAGVPFFSISGSEFVEMFVGVGASRVRDLFEQAKTNAPCIVFIDEIDAVGRQRGAGLGGGNDEREQTLNQLLTEMDGFEGNTGIIIIAATNRPDVLDAALLRPGRFDRQVVVDRPDYAGRSEILKVHARGKTLAKDVDLDKIARRTPGFTGADLSNLLNEAAILAARRNLTEISMDEINDAIDRVLAGPEKKDRVMSEKRKTLVAYHEAGHALVGALMPDYDPVQKISIIPRGRAGGLTWFTPSEDRMDTGLYSRAYLENQMAVALGGRIAEELIFGEEEVTTGASNDLQQVARVARQMITRFGMSDRLGPVALGRQQGNMFLGRDIMSERDFSEETAAAIDEEVRKLVDVAYTRAKEVLVRNRHILDQIAEMLVDKETVDAEELQEILSNNDVTTAAFA
- a CDS encoding aminotransferase class IV, whose translation is MTNNIFWYDGKLIHSQTLELNINDPGLLYGATVFTTLRVYQNSLDSNLTNWQAHCDRLLFSLQTFGWQQPDWNRLRKGAQILLTHFPILRITLFPDGREWITGRLLPSDLTKKQKNGILCAVASSEFSRSLPSHKTGNYLSAWLAKTSSDAQEAILIDTQGNWLETSTGNLWGWCDRSWYTPPIKAGILPGIGRSQLVNWLQNHQQPIREETWSVELVQRFEAIAYTNSVVEIIPIHTVHQPSGSLQYNPHHQSFQLIRELFLA